From the genome of Astatotilapia calliptera chromosome 3, fAstCal1.2, whole genome shotgun sequence:
tacgaataaattctttacaaatcctaccatgtggattcatggattttttttcacattctgtctctcacagttgaagtgtacctctggtgcaaattactgacctctgtcatcattttaagtgggggaacttgcacaatcggtggctgactaaatacttttttgccccactgtaggttgcttaatatttacgctaagtactctttaaaataccagagtagggaggatggtgtaggtttaagtttattagattgatcagtattgctgaactaagaaatattttttttgtatacaggtataacagaatagctttagtgtagttgttgttttaaacttgagtatgaacttgcagacttgcaaaatgcagcaagatattttaaaaaacagttttgttgattaaaaaacactatatcggattcatatcggtatcggcagatatccaaatttatgatattggtatcggacataaaaaagtggtatcgtgccatctctagtttttaATGAGCTGCAGGAACCCTGTTCTGTGTGAGTGGAGAACAGCCAAGTCGCCTCCTCTGATAAACCTCCACATGTACCactgaaaacagttaaattagTTTGAATCTGAAATCATGGCTCAAACTACTTGTTCTGAGaccatttcttcattttcacaACAAACTGTTTAATAAGACAAACTTTACACAGAGTTCATCAAATATAACTAATGCTTTAACATTATCAAGATTTCATAATACAAACGTCAAATCAACaggaaaacagctgcagaacatgtggatcaaaatgaagtcattaaaaaacaacatgtggaCTTCAAGGATACAGTAAATACACTAAAGTGAAAGGAGGAGCCAAAATTTGAAGGAATTTGAATTAAGTAAAAGTAGTCACCTGTGATCTTTACAATGGTCctgatgtgtgctgctgtttttaactttcaaCATTTCTTTGCTGCCACTGTGAATATGAATGTGGTCTTTGCCTAATTGAATAAAGGttacactgactcactgcttcATCTTCTGGTACAAACTGGCATTACATGGAAGTACAGCCCAAAACTAGTTCagcttgagtttctttttttctggacaTAAAGTCACAGCAGGGGTTGTTTCAAAGCTGGTGGAcagatttagttcattttggaGGTTTTAAGAGCAActgctgtgaaaacatttgTAGTTTTGGGAGAAAATGATTTAAGAGAAGATTTTACCTCAGCAAAAGATTAAATATGAAGGAAGGATTGAAATTTAACTTAGGTAACACATAAAATGAATACAACTACTAAACACTACTGTGTCCtaataaacaaagaataaaatgtaacagggataacattttagagaattaaaatccctcaaaggaaaaataataaacttgaTATGCATATCTATACATGCAGCTTCCTAAATGTAGCATTCAGGATTATTCACTGCAGCTCCAGAAATCAGAGCTACCTCATCAGatccaagtgtgacatcagctgacactctttacaggagattccatctgaactctgtggagcctgatctcaaggtttttaagtctgagcctgaaaccagaagaggatctttctctctcttcagattcattgtgatccagtgatttcagtcctgcatgatcaggctgatgtttgcacagagcagataatgaagtgaaggtttttgcacattggtaacagtgaaacagtttatttacagcgtgggatcgtttgtgttcggagtatgaactgagattcctgaagctcttgtcacactggtcacagctgaatttcacttccatgtgtgtacgttcatgtTTGTTACGATGACCTGATTgtgagaagcttttgtcacagtgtctgcacttgtgtggtgtctctcctgtgtggattcCCTTATGCTTTTTCATTGAGCTCATGttcagtggtgaaggatgacccacactggtcacagatgtgctttttgaccccactgtggaagagttcatgtatttttaatgtgctTGGTGTGTGGAAGCCTCTCCCGcattctttgcagtagttcattttgtctccagtgtggctATGTTGATGTGGTTTTATGTGGTTGTGGTTGATGATTGGAAGTCTTTCTAAAAAGATCACAGAAAAAtgctttcccaccaccacagtgacgacAGGGTTGAGAAATGGATCCATGTGCTTCGCTCcacttctaaacaaagacattgtAAGTCGAGGAATTCCTCCATAAGTTTACTGATAATATTTGTTCCAAACAATCAGGTTAAAATTACAAGATAAAAAATTAAAGAcatcctcacagtaactgcacttgtagagttactttctggtgtggatctgttggtgttttttcagctgatgtggagatttaaaagactttccacacaagtcacagctgtaaggtttaactccactgtggatgagttggtgtgtttttaagtttatagcgtgggtaaaagactttccacacaagtcacagctgtaaggtttaactccactgtggatgacgtGGTGTCGTTTTAAGCccccagcctgggtaaaagactttccacacaactcacagctgtaaggtttaactccactgtggatgagttggtgtgtttttaagtttatagcgtgggtaaaagactttccacacaagtcacagctgtaaggtttaactccactgtggatgacgtGGTGTCGTTTTAAGCCCCCAGCCTGGGTAAAACgctttccacacaactcacagctgtaaggtttaactccactgtggatgagttggtgtgtttttaagtttacagcgtgggtaaaagactttccacacaagtcacagctgtaaggtttaactccactgtggatgacttggtgtttttttaggttatcagccagggtaaaagactttccacacaagtcacagctgtacgctttaactccactgtggatgatttggtgtgtttttaggttttgagccagggtaaaagactttccacacaagtcacagatgtatgctttaactccactgtggatgagttggtgagtttttaagcccccagcctgggtaaaagactttccacacaactcacagctgtaaggtttaaatccactgtggatgagtttgtgtgtttttaagcttccagcgtgggtaaaagactttccacacaggtCACAgttgtacgctttaactccactgtggatgatttggtgtctttttaggttttgagccagggtaaaagactttccacacaggtCACAgttgtacgctttaactccactgtggatgactttgtgtgtttttaagcttccagcgtgggtaaaagactttccacacaagtcacagctgtacgctttaactccactgtggatgatttggtgtatttttaggttttgagccagggtaaaagactttccacacaagtcacagatgtacgctttaactccactgtggatgagttggtgagtTTTTAAGCCCCCAGCCttggtaaaagactttccacacaactcacagctgtaagatttaactccactgtggatgatttGGTGGATTTTTAAGCTTCCAgcgtgggtaaaagactttccacacaagtcacagctgtaaggtttaaatccactgtggatgactttgtgtgtttttaagcttccagcgTGGGTAAAAGACtctccacacaagtcacagctgtaaggtttaactccactgtggatgagttggtgtttttttaggctTTGAGCCCAggtaaaatccttcccacacaagtcacagctgtaaggtttaactccagtgtggatgagttggtgtgtttttaaatatccagccagggtaaaagactttccacacaagtcacagctgtgaggtttaactccactgtggttgagttggtgtttttttaggctTTGAGCCCAggtaaaatccttcccacacaactcacagctgtaaggtttaactccagtgtggatgagttggtgtctttttaagtctccagcctgggtaaaagactttccacacaagtcacagctgtaaggtttaactccactgtggatgagttggtgtttttttaggctTAGAGCCCAggtaaaatccttcccacacaagtcacagctgtaaggtttaactccagtgtggatgagttggtgtgtttttaagtgtccagccaaggtaaaagactttccacacaagtcacagctgtaaggtttaactccagtgtggatgagttggtgtttttttaagtgtccagccaaggtaaaagactttccacacaagtcacagctgtaaggtttaactccagtgtggatgagttggtgtgtttttaaatatccagccagggtaaaagactttccacacaagtcacagctgtgaggtttaactccactgtggatgagttggtgtctttttaagtgtccagcccgggtaaaatccttcccacactcatcacagctgtaggttttctttccttttcttctgtgaggtttgtcggcctcctgagagcgctgacttcttgctccatgttggtcctgcagtgacagagatacaaacagaggcagtgagtgaaatgcagtcgtggaacaaactgaaactccCTCCATTGGTGGAATCAGACATGTCAAAAAACACATTGTAGGTGTGTTACCACCACCTTCTGGTGATAGTATCACATTACAATGATGTGCTACAATGAGAGTTGTAATGAAAATGACATTATTGAAGAAATATTGATCATCAAAGAAACTCTTTTACTTCAGAAAAATATTTGAGTTCAACTGATGATATTGTTGTTTCAATGTGTGTAGAGAAAATAtgatctttgtattttcttgtaacTTCTGTGGTTTTTGGTTGTGAATGTAGATTCTGTATATATGGAGGAGCCCAGGATGGAAAAGATAAAGCTGCTGTTAAcaggtttttaaaaaccaaCCAGCTGTGCACGCAGTTTCAATAACAGTGtaactgtgatgtttttcttaccttttgtgttgaagtcattgtttcctctgtagtggctgagctgagtccaaatggctgaaattgttcctctgctgcaccaccagactcttctcctcctgttactcagctgggacacaaaaagtatatatttgtattttatccctgacaaaaagaagcagagcaaataaacatgactaaactcctcagtgacaacaatacctatgaAGCTTCAAGGTGAAACCCCAGAAgcaactacaaaaagaaagtcatCAGTTGCCTACAAGAACTTGAAAGGGAAAAACCACTGACCCCCCCTGCACATCACcacctttacccaggggatgctaCACCCTGTATATATGGACTTCCATAGATCCACAAGACGGAGTCCTGATCAGTCTTAATGGTAGCAGTATAAACTCAGCCACCTACAACATTTCAAGCACCTCATTACCATCCTAGGGGAGCTAGGATGGTAATGAggactttaaaaaacatttcgAAACTCACTATGTTAATGTGGAATTATTTTACAAATGGAGAATTTATTctacaattcattatttaagcacAGAATTCTTTATTTTGATGTGCGTGGCTCTTGTTGTCCTCCAtatgtcacaggctgggtctctgacccagcgctctgagtttatgtttgtatttgtctcatttggTTATGTGAttagttttgtgtcttttcctaTCTGTCTTTAGTTTGGGctgttattgtttattgttcctctgattttctatgttttgggttcTTGTATTATTCATCACGCATTAGGTTTGTTAAGTTTGTATTGTCATGTCtagttttagtgtttcctgttttattctgacagtgtcatgtgttctttgttcattgtatttagctttcctctcctggtcctgtcattaggtttatgtcagtcagctgttccgCCATGTGtccccacttcccctgatcacctcatgtctgtatttaagccttttgttttcttcatgccattgtcgGTTCGTCTGTTTACCTCACCTCAGTCATAGGTCTAGTTTTCGTCTGTTATTTCCACGTTAGTCATAGTCTTAGCCTGTTTATTTCCTCCTCagttatagttatagtttttggtcttagtaccttatagtgttttgtttcttagtgttttgcctgtttgttttggtCTCTTGGTTCATTCCCTGCCGTCATCGCAATAAAGGTTCACTTTTCTGTTAATCATTACAATTCCtcgtcatcatctgcttttgggtcctgtttccacacacatcggcgcaccccgccgtgacaccATATAGGGGTGTCAAAAATCATAGAGGAAGTGGCATGAGGAGGTACATGTTTAAGGTGTTAACAACACACGGTGTGGTTTGCTAGGTTAACTCACAAGCAGAATTTAGCTGTGCCTGACTACAATAGAGACTTTCCTCTTTAGGTGTTTCTGAAACAAGAAGGTGTAGTAAACagatttgtttcagaaaaaggCGACAGTAATTAAAACGACATACATAagcactagggctgccacaaatgattattttgatagtcgactagtcaccgattatttttgcgattagtcgactaatcagatcatgcatccattggacgtaaaacatacagcttattgcaccagcatgcatctgctcttatataactatcattagcttacagctttaagtgtttaaagtatgtgctaactaaaaataaagacaagatgatagtttattacattttaatgaaatttgcagattgtttcggtgaagtttaataaactccttgctatctaaaatataacgggacaccagagtatattctcgagcatctcatgcttctgataatcagttgtctgcttgacgtttattcagctgtgtaaaaactataactttaatctcagccaaaccgatttactcaggaacaaataaaatactaaaaaaaaagccaaacaataacatttgtaagttatctaagtgacttatatatgtttaacctggggcccgttcttcgtacgtcgctcactacatccaagatcaaatgacacatccaagaccaaaccatcgcgctaaccgtgagctcgctaatccggttccccgaacacacctgctgttgacgattagtacagctggacgcagtaatgtgacatcactgggtgtcgtaaaaggggctacgcatcgatagtggaaacattgatcggcaaccctctgattggtcggggAAAATGTCGACGGAGCGCGctcggctcggtatttttcagcagcagagcaagaactcttgagtgagggatttcaggagtttcagagtttaatcagaacgcaagggaacactgcaaaggctgcaaaagcaaggagagagggctggcagaaagttgctgacaaattaaactcgtaagtaatttaataataacaataataatggagtggattgatatagcgcttttcaaggcacccaaagcgctttacaatgccactattcagtcactctcacattcacacactggtggaggcagctacagttgtagccacagctgccctggggcagactgacagaagccaggctgccatatcgcgccatcggcccctctggccaacatcagtaggcggtagggtagatttattatattacactatattatccaatattatattacattatattataatatgttatattatatcccctttcacattagagccacaacaggacccactagaacatgggaacaagtaaaagtgaaatataagaatattctacagaatggtaatatttatcacttatattgcttttcgtctcttggaaagagaccctggaataatctgtttgtttataacagcaaccaagaaaagggcagagcaaaaaaaaagacaggtggtggtcctgcaccccctcgtcaacaagttggttaagtgaataataccctcacgggaaaatcgatatctctctatgagcacactgtcgcgctgagctaaaggatcctgtctgtcccgcaatatacgctgaattctgaaaactctccttatcaatcttgcaccttccgcaatgggtggctcgcgtatacggacaggactgcgacaggcttcccaaatccaccttcgcttttatagccgtggtctctcatcttgattacacaaagtaatttgcaattgctactctgaaatatgaattacatctgtaataatcacatacatgtaatagaatgttaatagtacatttcccttt
Proteins encoded in this window:
- the LOC113010474 gene encoding zinc finger protein 99-like, which gives rise to MTSTQKDQHGARSQRSQEADKPHRRKGKKTYSCDECGKDFTRAGHLKRHQLIHSGVKPHSCDLCGKSFTLAGYLKTHQLIHTGVKPYSCDFCELCGKSFTKAGGLKTHQLIHSGVKAYICDLCGKSFTLAQNLKIHQIIHSGVKAYSCDLCGKSFTHAGSLKTHKVIHSGVKAYNCDLCGKSFTLAQNLKRHQIIHSGVKAYNCDLCGKSFTHAGSLKTHKLIHSGFKPYSCELCGKSFTQAGGLKTHQLIHSGVKAYICDLCGKSFTLAQNLKTHQIIHSGVKAYSCDLCGKSFTLADNLKKHQVIHSGVKPYSCDLCGKSFTHAVNLKTHQLIHSGVKPYSCELCGKRFTQAGGLKRHHVIHSGVKPYSCDLCGKSFTHAINLKTHQLIHSGVKPYSCELCGKSFTQAGGLKRHHVIHSGVKPYSCDLCGKSFTHAINLKTHQLIHSGVKPYSCDLCGKSFKSPHQLKKHQQIHTRK